One Maribacter cobaltidurans genomic window carries:
- a CDS encoding DUF4251 domain-containing protein, translated as MKTCLHIVCSLSLLFLLGCKTSSKVSYTSQQITEFKDFMNAKSFEFIATTANPLPGRGMMAVANSGLLPPGSTMSNIQLQGTSNYLRVEGDTISAFLPYYGERQSGGGYTSDAGIVFDGIPSNYKEEYDAQKNEMQITFSISEKSETYQVSLNLFPNKKATVVVTSSQRFSIRYFGNIKEIEDAENPS; from the coding sequence ATGAAGACCTGTTTACATATAGTTTGTTCGTTGAGCTTGCTATTCCTTTTGGGATGCAAAACTAGCTCGAAGGTTTCCTATACTTCCCAGCAGATAACTGAGTTTAAAGACTTCATGAATGCCAAATCCTTTGAGTTCATAGCTACTACTGCCAATCCTTTGCCTGGTAGGGGAATGATGGCAGTTGCCAATTCTGGTCTTTTACCTCCGGGAAGCACCATGTCCAATATTCAGTTGCAAGGCACCTCCAATTATCTTAGAGTAGAAGGGGACACTATTTCCGCTTTTTTACCTTACTACGGTGAACGTCAATCCGGTGGGGGATATACTAGTGATGCCGGAATTGTTTTTGACGGTATACCTTCCAACTATAAAGAAGAATACGATGCCCAAAAAAATGAAATGCAGATTACTTTTTCTATTTCCGAAAAATCTGAGACCTATCAGGTGAGCCTAAATCTCTTTCCCAACAAAAAAGCTACCGTAGTGGTAACAAGTTCCCAACGATTTTCCATAAGATACTTTGGGAATATAAAGGAAATAGAAGACGCCGAAAATCCATCCTAG
- a CDS encoding nitroreductase family protein, giving the protein MTTLEQLQLDNIAKNDYQIYPLLKQRYSPRIFSNQDLTENDVNRLFEAIRWSASCYNWQPWRFIYAHKGSEGYDKIMDCLSEFNQKWAGNAPFLMLAAYKKNTPEGEENFHALHDLGLSLGNMTVQAEYMGIGLHHMAGVDWKKAHEVFNVPEGFHISTAIAVGYYGGELNNLPEDLREQERAERTRKPQKEFAFEGSWK; this is encoded by the coding sequence ATGACGACATTAGAACAACTACAATTGGACAACATAGCAAAAAACGACTATCAAATATATCCCTTGTTAAAACAGCGTTACAGCCCAAGAATTTTTAGCAATCAGGACCTTACTGAAAATGATGTGAACCGACTCTTTGAAGCGATACGATGGTCCGCAAGTTGCTACAACTGGCAACCATGGCGCTTTATCTATGCACACAAAGGTTCTGAAGGCTATGATAAGATTATGGATTGCCTGAGCGAATTCAACCAAAAATGGGCAGGTAATGCACCCTTCCTTATGTTGGCAGCCTATAAAAAAAATACGCCTGAGGGTGAAGAAAATTTTCACGCCCTTCACGATTTGGGTCTTTCATTGGGTAATATGACCGTACAGGCTGAATATATGGGAATAGGCTTGCACCATATGGCCGGTGTAGATTGGAAAAAGGCTCATGAGGTATTCAATGTTCCGGAAGGATTTCATATATCTACTGCAATTGCCGTTGGTTATTATGGAGGTGAGTTGAATAATCTACCCGAAGACCTAAGGGAACAGGAAAGAGCCGAAAGAACACGTAAGCCCCAAAAGGAATTTGCTTTTGAAGGAAGCTGGAAATAA
- a CDS encoding acyl carrier protein, giving the protein MQEEEKYQKLKDIIQIYLPEDVSVSDIDPSSNFVTELNINSANLVDIILDVEDAFDIRLENDDMDQMQTVQDALRIIDGKLNQ; this is encoded by the coding sequence ATGCAAGAAGAAGAAAAATATCAAAAATTAAAGGACATCATTCAGATTTACCTTCCAGAGGATGTATCCGTTTCAGATATTGATCCAAGCAGTAATTTTGTAACCGAGTTGAACATTAATTCGGCCAATTTGGTAGATATTATTTTGGATGTGGAGGATGCTTTTGACATCCGCCTAGAAAATGATGATATGGACCAAATGCAAACGGTGCAGGATGCCCTTCGGATTATAGATGGAAAGCTTAATCAGTAG
- a CDS encoding beta-ketoacyl-[acyl-carrier-protein] synthase family protein produces the protein MSRRVVITGLGVCAPNGVGLHDFTEALHQGKTGIRFQSKLQALDFGCQIAGEPLIKDNILSNYFTPLQLRGLNASGIIYGVIAGKDAWSDAGLFPNSSKVPYWDCGVIFGSGTLGVDKFREAVYQVDNKDVRRLGSTAVIQTMASGVSAYLGGMLGCGNQVTTNSSACTTGTESILIAYERIASGRAEVMLSGSCSDSGPYVWGGFDAMRILPWDFNNNPGKASRPMSATATGFVPGSGAGALVLESLESAQKRGAKIYAEVLGGEINSGGQVGEGSMTAPNSEAVQRCIKKAVKNSGIESYQIDAINGHLTATSKDALEVTNWSEALGLSGNQFPYINSFKGTIGHCLSAAGSIECVGSILQLEEGVVFGNVNCEDVHPEIVKIIDEGKIPQKTIPYRPKIIAKASFGFGDVNACVIFRAYNN, from the coding sequence ATGAGCAGAAGGGTAGTTATAACGGGTTTAGGGGTCTGTGCTCCCAATGGCGTTGGGCTTCACGATTTCACGGAAGCCCTGCATCAAGGAAAAACCGGGATTAGGTTTCAATCAAAATTACAGGCCTTGGATTTTGGCTGTCAAATTGCCGGTGAACCATTAATTAAGGACAATATATTAAGTAATTACTTTACTCCTTTACAATTAAGAGGGTTAAACGCTTCCGGTATCATTTACGGGGTTATTGCAGGTAAGGATGCCTGGTCAGATGCAGGGTTATTCCCTAATTCTTCAAAGGTTCCCTATTGGGATTGTGGCGTTATTTTTGGTTCGGGAACCCTAGGGGTCGACAAATTTCGGGAGGCTGTCTACCAAGTAGATAACAAGGATGTAAGGCGATTGGGCAGTACTGCGGTTATACAGACCATGGCCAGCGGAGTTAGCGCTTATCTTGGTGGTATGTTGGGTTGTGGTAATCAGGTGACCACCAATTCATCGGCATGCACTACGGGTACGGAAAGTATTTTAATAGCCTATGAACGCATTGCTTCGGGTAGAGCGGAAGTTATGCTTTCTGGTAGCTGTAGCGATAGCGGTCCTTATGTATGGGGCGGTTTCGATGCCATGCGTATTTTACCATGGGATTTTAACAATAATCCAGGTAAGGCGAGTAGGCCTATGAGTGCCACCGCCACGGGATTCGTTCCTGGTAGCGGTGCGGGGGCTTTGGTCTTGGAATCCTTGGAAAGTGCCCAGAAGCGGGGAGCAAAAATTTATGCCGAAGTTTTAGGGGGAGAAATTAATAGTGGGGGACAGGTAGGAGAAGGTTCCATGACGGCCCCCAATAGCGAGGCCGTTCAACGTTGTATAAAAAAGGCCGTTAAGAATTCCGGAATCGAATCGTATCAAATCGATGCTATTAACGGACATTTGACAGCAACCAGTAAAGATGCCTTAGAAGTTACCAATTGGAGCGAAGCTTTAGGTTTATCGGGAAATCAATTTCCTTACATCAATTCCTTTAAGGGTACGATTGGCCACTGTCTATCGGCAGCGGGAAGTATTGAATGTGTGGGGAGTATTCTGCAATTGGAGGAGGGCGTTGTTTTTGGGAACGTGAATTGCGAGGATGTCCATCCGGAAATCGTGAAAATTATAGATGAAGGTAAAATTCCACAAAAAACGATTCCATACCGTCCTAAAATTATCGCAAAGGCAAGTTTTGGTTTTGGCGATGTCAATGCGTGTGTTATTTTTAGGGCCTATAATAATTAG
- a CDS encoding FKBP-type peptidyl-prolyl cis-trans isomerase has translation MSKVKEGDLVRVHYTGKLENGQVFDSSLEREPLEVKLGQGSLIPGFEKGLLDMEPKEKKTIVIPKEEAYGEKKRELFQSVPKSNLPEDMEPEVNMGLVATNADGTERQLRVAEVNENDIGVVTS, from the coding sequence ATGAGCAAAGTAAAAGAAGGTGATTTGGTACGCGTACATTATACGGGGAAATTGGAAAACGGACAGGTGTTCGATAGCTCCTTGGAAAGGGAACCTCTAGAGGTCAAATTAGGACAGGGGAGCTTAATTCCCGGATTTGAAAAGGGCCTGTTAGACATGGAACCTAAGGAAAAGAAAACCATAGTAATTCCAAAAGAAGAGGCTTACGGTGAAAAGAAACGAGAACTTTTTCAAAGCGTTCCTAAATCCAACTTACCGGAAGATATGGAGCCTGAAGTGAATATGGGCTTGGTAGCGACGAATGCCGATGGTACGGAACGACAATTACGCGTAGCCGAGGTCAATGAAAACGATATTGGGGTAGTGACCTCATAG
- a CDS encoding TerC family protein, whose product MLVWIIFLACILVFLALDLGVFHKNDHVIKSKEAGIWTAIWVSIALAFSGVIYWLFSEGMMDNPTGLTPNDAVLKYITGYLIELSLSVDNVFVIAVIFSSFKIPPVFQHRVLFWGILGAIVFRAIMIFFGVALITKFEWIIYVFGVFLLYTAFKMLRGDEEDFHPEKSFVFRNLKKLYPITSKINGHDFFVKKMGVRAATPLFVALIVIELTDILFALDSIPAILAITADPFLVFSSNILAILGLRSMYFLISRMLEKFRFINYSLVVILAFVGLKMLFSHYLHLPEWVSLTVISLSLISGILASIYISEEEE is encoded by the coding sequence ATGCTAGTTTGGATAATCTTTCTTGCCTGTATTTTGGTGTTTTTGGCACTGGACCTCGGTGTATTTCACAAAAACGATCATGTAATAAAATCCAAGGAAGCCGGAATATGGACGGCCATTTGGGTCAGTATTGCACTCGCCTTTAGTGGTGTAATTTATTGGTTGTTCTCTGAGGGAATGATGGATAATCCGACTGGACTTACTCCTAATGATGCCGTATTAAAATACATTACCGGGTATTTGATAGAACTTTCCCTAAGTGTAGACAACGTCTTTGTAATTGCCGTTATCTTTTCCTCGTTCAAGATTCCACCTGTATTTCAGCACCGGGTTTTGTTCTGGGGAATTTTGGGTGCTATTGTGTTTAGGGCCATAATGATTTTCTTTGGAGTAGCCCTAATCACCAAATTCGAGTGGATTATTTATGTCTTCGGCGTGTTCCTACTGTATACGGCCTTTAAAATGCTCAGGGGTGATGAAGAGGATTTTCATCCTGAGAAATCTTTTGTTTTTAGAAATTTAAAGAAACTCTACCCTATTACCTCGAAAATCAATGGACATGATTTTTTCGTTAAGAAGATGGGGGTTAGGGCGGCCACTCCCCTATTCGTGGCCCTAATTGTCATTGAGCTGACGGATATCCTTTTTGCTCTGGACAGTATTCCTGCGATTTTAGCAATTACGGCCGACCCTTTTCTGGTGTTCAGTTCAAATATATTGGCTATCCTAGGTTTACGGTCTATGTATTTTTTAATATCCAGAATGCTGGAGAAATTTAGGTTTATCAACTACAGTTTAGTGGTTATCCTTGCCTTTGTAGGGCTTAAAATGCTGTTTTCACATTATCTGCACTTACCTGAATGGGTTTCGCTGACCGTAATTTCACTATCCCTAATTTCTGGAATTTTGGCCTCCATATATATATCGGAAGAAGAGGAGTAA
- a CDS encoding NADH-quinone oxidoreductase subunit B family protein, with product MANVLWLQGGACSGNTMSFLNAEEPTVVELITDFGLNILWHPTTGLQIGDQVQDLLKDILAGKVQMDILVFEGSIIQGPDNTGTMNLFADRPMKDWIKELSEVAGYVVAIGDCATWGGIPAVPPNPSESTGMQFHKKNKGGFLGPDYVSKGGLPVINIPGCPAHPDWITQILVAISVGRIGDVLIDDYHRPKTFFTDFVQTGCTNVVNFAQKVDGGFGQRGNGCLFYEVGCRGPMTRASCNNILWNRQSSKTRANHPCLGCTEPGFPHHDLMKGSVFKTMKYMGTFPKEVPEGRNKLAYYLEAGFQKVLPTNHRVKEGSK from the coding sequence ATGGCAAATGTACTATGGTTACAAGGAGGTGCATGTAGTGGCAACACAATGTCCTTTTTGAACGCCGAAGAACCAACGGTGGTAGAACTTATTACCGATTTCGGGCTAAACATTTTATGGCACCCAACAACCGGTTTACAGATTGGGGACCAAGTTCAAGACCTATTAAAGGATATCCTCGCAGGAAAAGTGCAGATGGATATTCTTGTTTTTGAAGGCTCGATAATTCAAGGCCCGGATAACACAGGAACCATGAACTTATTCGCTGACCGTCCGATGAAGGACTGGATTAAGGAACTCTCAGAAGTTGCGGGCTATGTCGTCGCTATTGGCGATTGCGCAACATGGGGAGGCATACCTGCAGTTCCGCCAAACCCTAGTGAATCTACTGGAATGCAATTCCATAAAAAGAACAAGGGTGGGTTCTTGGGCCCTGACTATGTTTCAAAAGGTGGTTTGCCAGTAATAAATATACCAGGTTGCCCTGCGCACCCAGATTGGATTACTCAAATTCTTGTCGCGATTTCTGTGGGAAGGATAGGCGATGTGCTTATTGATGATTACCACAGGCCAAAAACGTTTTTTACCGACTTTGTTCAGACAGGTTGTACCAACGTAGTCAACTTTGCACAAAAAGTCGATGGTGGATTTGGCCAAAGGGGTAACGGATGCCTCTTTTACGAGGTTGGATGTAGAGGCCCAATGACAAGAGCGAGTTGTAACAATATATTGTGGAACAGACAATCTAGTAAAACCCGAGCTAATCATCCTTGTTTGGGCTGTACCGAACCTGGCTTTCCACATCACGACCTTATGAAAGGTAGTGTTTTTAAGACCATGAAGTACATGGGTACATTTCCTAAAGAAGTCCCAGAGGGTAGGAACAAATTGGCTTACTATTTAGAGGCCGGTTTCCAGAAAGTATTACCTACAAACCATAGGGTTAAGGAAGGTTCAAAATAA
- the hpf gene encoding ribosome hibernation-promoting factor, HPF/YfiA family: MNINFEYDDVKASNRLEIMAAQKLEKLLDKFDFIVRADVFFKKENTSSPEEGKICNIRLSAPGPRLFADASTGSFEASISKSVEELHRQLQKRKDKMQTHH; the protein is encoded by the coding sequence ATGAACATCAATTTTGAGTATGACGACGTAAAGGCCAGTAATCGTTTGGAGATTATGGCAGCCCAGAAACTGGAAAAACTGTTGGACAAATTTGATTTTATAGTGAGAGCGGATGTTTTCTTTAAGAAGGAAAATACTTCTTCCCCAGAAGAGGGAAAAATATGTAACATTCGACTTAGTGCTCCTGGTCCGAGGTTATTCGCGGATGCCAGTACGGGGAGTTTTGAAGCGTCTATATCTAAGTCAGTGGAAGAATTACATAGACAATTGCAAAAGCGTAAGGATAAAATGCAAACACATCATTAA
- a CDS encoding Tn3 family transposase: MEQNQYQDWYLTYDESILLKNKSFPHKLAFAVQLKQYLSTGSFPKSKSSLVSGLVSHLSEQLETNESILNEYDWSQRTAERHRKEILKFLGVEKTNEEHREDLIDFLIDDILPFGSTKTEIEDVCLKWFFEHKLSAPTEKVLSRIISTALSKFENRFFDQVASLLGRGTTELFDRCLRSDPGEKGSFTWLRSDPGRVGLLTVLDELDKLAFIEDCAIPIQEIGGIHPKIRERLYKRIASESAWEIRRHPPYIRDTLMGVFLFSRRQKIIDDLVDLFILIVGKLSKKAKKKVETALVKELKRVYGKTTILARIAEASLKDPKGTINRVIFPIANKSKLSDIVKEYKYSGKGFKNEIHGLVRSSYSSHYRRMVPKILGSLTFRSNNDLHVPILDAIDWLLENPMPNSKFSMDDDSIPTSDIIKPSFVKLVKGMGKGDMDRIDYEIAVLEALRKRLRCKEIWVEGADRYRNPDEDVPKDFNMNRKFYYDRLGVENDPVEFTKGLKEEMEIALRTLNENLPSNKYVRLRQSGIKNIVLSPMDPLVDPPNINALKGDVQSRWPMTSLLEILREADSWSGFTKLFKSIRTSERLTPEQLRKRLLLVLYGLGTNMGLKRIASGNNVSYKELRHVKNVYVHKDSLRSAIREVANGVFSVKDTKLWGEATTSCASDSKKFGSWDQNLMAEWHIRYGGRGVMIYWHVDTRSTCIYSQLKKCSSSEVANMIEGVLKHCTDMKVEKQFVDTHGQSEVAFAFCKLLGFELMPRLKNIASQKLYLPDISLKKELKNLLPILNRGIKWEIIERQYDEMVKYTAALEQGTADPESILKRFTRGNESHPTYRALQELGKAVKTIFLCRYLADGDIRREIHGGLNVIENWNSANGFIFFGKSGEVSSNRLEEQELSVLALHLLQNCLVYVNTLMIQRVVSENGWMDRFSKEDYRALSPLIHAHVNPYGKFELDMDKNLGLAV; this comes from the coding sequence ATGGAACAAAACCAGTATCAGGATTGGTACCTGACCTACGATGAGTCAATATTGTTGAAGAATAAAAGCTTTCCCCATAAACTGGCTTTTGCAGTCCAATTGAAACAATATTTATCCACAGGTTCATTTCCTAAAAGTAAATCAAGTTTGGTAAGTGGTCTGGTTTCCCATTTAAGTGAACAGTTGGAGACCAATGAATCTATTTTAAATGAGTATGATTGGTCGCAAAGAACCGCAGAACGTCATCGTAAAGAAATATTAAAATTCTTGGGCGTTGAAAAAACAAATGAAGAACACCGCGAAGATCTTATCGATTTTTTGATTGACGACATCCTTCCCTTTGGAAGTACAAAAACAGAAATCGAAGATGTTTGCCTTAAATGGTTCTTTGAACATAAACTTTCAGCTCCTACGGAAAAAGTACTTTCCCGTATAATTTCCACTGCACTCTCGAAATTTGAAAACAGATTTTTCGATCAGGTTGCATCATTGTTGGGAAGGGGTACAACGGAATTATTCGACCGTTGCCTGAGAAGCGATCCAGGCGAAAAGGGTTCGTTTACTTGGCTTCGTTCAGATCCTGGACGTGTTGGCCTTCTAACCGTTCTTGATGAGCTGGACAAATTGGCATTTATAGAGGATTGCGCAATTCCTATTCAAGAAATCGGTGGGATACATCCCAAGATTAGGGAAAGATTGTACAAAAGAATAGCTTCGGAATCCGCTTGGGAGATAAGGCGACACCCACCATATATTAGGGATACCCTGATGGGTGTCTTTCTTTTTTCCAGAAGGCAAAAAATCATAGATGACCTTGTGGATCTTTTCATTCTCATTGTGGGAAAACTATCAAAGAAGGCAAAAAAGAAAGTAGAGACCGCACTGGTAAAGGAATTGAAACGCGTTTATGGTAAGACGACAATATTGGCCCGAATCGCCGAGGCATCATTGAAGGACCCTAAAGGAACCATCAATAGGGTAATATTTCCCATTGCAAATAAATCGAAGCTTTCCGATATCGTCAAGGAGTATAAATATTCCGGTAAGGGTTTCAAAAATGAAATCCATGGATTGGTGCGTTCCAGTTATTCCTCACATTATCGGAGAATGGTCCCGAAAATATTGGGCAGTCTTACCTTCAGGTCGAACAACGATCTGCACGTACCTATTTTGGACGCGATAGATTGGCTGTTGGAGAACCCTATGCCAAACTCAAAATTCTCAATGGACGATGACTCGATTCCCACTTCGGACATCATCAAGCCCAGCTTTGTAAAACTTGTCAAAGGGATGGGCAAAGGCGATATGGATCGGATAGACTATGAAATAGCAGTACTTGAAGCTTTGAGAAAGAGGCTCCGTTGCAAGGAAATATGGGTTGAAGGAGCCGATAGGTACCGTAATCCCGATGAGGATGTACCTAAAGACTTCAATATGAACAGGAAATTTTATTACGACCGGTTGGGCGTAGAGAACGACCCCGTGGAATTTACCAAGGGATTAAAGGAAGAAATGGAAATCGCACTGAGAACGTTAAATGAAAACTTGCCGTCCAACAAGTATGTAAGATTACGGCAAAGCGGCATCAAGAACATTGTTCTCTCCCCCATGGACCCGCTCGTGGACCCACCGAACATAAATGCGCTCAAGGGAGATGTACAATCCAGATGGCCAATGACATCACTTTTGGAAATCCTTCGCGAAGCGGACAGTTGGTCCGGGTTCACAAAATTGTTCAAGAGTATCCGGACATCTGAACGTTTGACACCGGAACAGCTCAGAAAAAGACTATTGTTGGTTCTTTATGGGCTTGGAACCAATATGGGACTTAAAAGAATAGCGTCAGGTAATAATGTAAGCTACAAGGAGCTCCGTCATGTAAAGAATGTATATGTACACAAAGATTCCCTGCGCAGTGCCATTAGGGAAGTGGCCAATGGGGTATTCTCCGTAAAGGACACCAAACTCTGGGGCGAGGCAACGACCTCATGTGCCTCCGATTCCAAAAAGTTCGGGTCCTGGGACCAGAACCTGATGGCGGAATGGCACATCCGGTATGGAGGAAGGGGCGTTATGATCTATTGGCACGTGGACACGCGATCCACCTGCATCTATTCCCAACTAAAGAAATGTTCCTCATCAGAAGTGGCCAATATGATAGAAGGTGTACTCAAGCATTGTACCGATATGAAGGTGGAAAAACAGTTTGTGGACACCCACGGTCAGAGTGAGGTCGCGTTTGCTTTTTGCAAGCTCTTGGGGTTTGAACTAATGCCAAGGTTGAAGAATATTGCCTCCCAGAAACTTTACCTACCCGATATTTCCCTAAAGAAAGAACTTAAAAACCTTTTACCGATACTCAATAGAGGTATCAAATGGGAAATCATCGAGAGGCAATATGATGAAATGGTAAAATATACCGCTGCTTTGGAACAGGGTACCGCCGACCCTGAATCAATTTTAAAGAGGTTCACCAGGGGTAACGAGAGCCATCCGACATACAGGGCCCTGCAGGAACTAGGAAAGGCGGTGAAAACGATATTCCTTTGCAGGTACCTTGCCGATGGGGACATCAGACGTGAAATACACGGGGGGCTGAACGTGATAGAGAATTGGAACTCTGCCAACGGTTTCATTTTTTTTGGAAAAAGTGGTGAAGTTTCCTCGAACCGATTGGAAGAACAGGAACTATCCGTACTTGCACTTCATCTGCTCCAGAACTGTTTAGTCTATGTGAACACACTTATGATCCAACGTGTGGTTTCCGAGAACGGATGGATGGACAGGTTTTCAAAAGAAGATTACCGAGCATTGAGCCCGTTGATACATGCACATGTGAACCCTTACGGGAAGTTTGAGCTTGATATGGACAAAAACCTCGGTCTGGCCGTGTAG
- a CDS encoding PD40 domain-containing protein — MRTASLLVTLFVFLDAPMLSAQHKIGIFDGTTVIGNPKIKGTASYAAENQTYTLSGAGTNMWFGQDEFQYLWTTLQGDFILRTTVHFKGKGKDPHRKAGWIVKNSLDTNSKHVNASTHGDGLTSLQYRTSIGGLTEEVKSANTSPTIIQLERRGTTYIMSTAKFGEEFTQVELADMEMDNEVYVGLYVCSHNPSVLESATFSNVRIIKPVDPEFTPYRDYIGSNLEVIDVETGHREVLYQSAHSIQAPNWTPDGKRLIYNSKGHLYNYDLASNGITPLNTGFAVNNNNDHVLTFDGSILGISNHNQEDNGTSALYYLPSKGDSLPKMVTEPGVGASYFHGWSKDNKKMIFTGNRNGAYNIFTIDIKNGKEAQLTDLPTLDDGPEYSPDGKHIFFNSVRTGNMQLFRMKKNGKDQEQLTFDEYNNWFPHVSPDQKWIVFISFPKDIDPSDHPFYKHCMLRIMPYKGGKPKVLAHIYGGQGSINVPSWSPDSKRIAFVTNTGSY; from the coding sequence ATGAGAACGGCCTCCCTCCTAGTTACTTTATTTGTATTCCTCGACGCACCAATGCTATCGGCACAGCATAAAATTGGGATTTTTGATGGTACTACTGTCATTGGCAATCCAAAAATTAAGGGAACGGCCAGTTATGCGGCTGAAAACCAAACCTATACACTATCTGGTGCCGGGACCAACATGTGGTTCGGTCAGGATGAGTTCCAATATCTGTGGACGACACTTCAGGGTGATTTTATATTGCGGACTACTGTTCATTTTAAGGGTAAAGGCAAGGATCCCCATCGAAAAGCGGGATGGATCGTTAAAAATAGTTTGGACACCAACTCCAAACATGTAAATGCCAGTACCCATGGGGATGGACTCACTTCCTTGCAATACCGGACGTCCATTGGCGGATTAACCGAGGAGGTAAAATCAGCCAACACCTCCCCTACCATTATTCAATTGGAAAGACGGGGAACTACCTATATCATGTCCACCGCGAAGTTTGGCGAGGAATTTACGCAAGTGGAACTGGCGGATATGGAAATGGATAACGAGGTGTACGTAGGACTGTATGTATGTTCCCATAATCCATCGGTTTTAGAGAGCGCCACCTTCAGCAATGTACGTATCATCAAGCCCGTGGACCCTGAGTTTACGCCCTATAGGGATTACATTGGTAGTAATCTGGAAGTTATTGATGTGGAAACAGGTCATCGGGAAGTATTGTACCAATCGGCACATTCCATTCAGGCACCCAATTGGACCCCTGATGGTAAACGTTTGATTTATAATTCCAAAGGTCATCTCTACAATTATGATTTGGCTTCTAATGGCATTACTCCGTTGAATACCGGATTTGCCGTAAATAATAATAACGACCATGTACTAACCTTCGATGGTTCCATTTTGGGCATTAGCAATCACAATCAAGAGGACAATGGAACCTCTGCGCTTTATTACTTACCTAGTAAGGGCGATTCCCTACCCAAAATGGTAACGGAGCCCGGTGTTGGTGCTTCCTATTTTCATGGTTGGTCAAAGGATAACAAGAAAATGATATTTACAGGTAATAGGAATGGGGCCTACAACATATTTACCATCGATATAAAAAATGGTAAGGAAGCACAGCTAACGGATTTGCCCACGTTGGATGACGGGCCCGAATATAGTCCGGATGGAAAGCATATCTTTTTTAACTCGGTACGCACGGGGAACATGCAATTGTTCAGAATGAAGAAAAATGGAAAAGATCAGGAGCAATTGACCTTTGATGAATATAATAACTGGTTTCCCCATGTAAGTCCAGACCAAAAGTGGATTGTCTTTATTTCCTTTCCCAAGGATATTGACCCCAGTGACCATCCCTTTTATAAACATTGTATGCTACGCATTATGCCCTATAAAGGTGGTAAACCAAAGGTCTTGGCGCATATTTATGGAGGTCAAGGGAGCATCAATGTCCCAAGTTGGTCACCCGATAGTAAAAGAATAGCCTTTGTAACGAATACAGGAAGTTATTAG